A window of Ignavibacteriales bacterium contains these coding sequences:
- a CDS encoding response regulator produces MKKMLVVEDDILSQNVLRRIFKSDYEIVFCESAEEYYEKYSEKKYDIIIMDVALKGIKNGLELTKEIKAAPQFTGTPILCLTAHAQTKLRQTAMESGSDLFITKPVSNKVLKEAVASLIR; encoded by the coding sequence ATGAAAAAAATGTTAGTTGTAGAAGATGATATTTTATCTCAGAATGTTTTAAGAAGAATATTTAAAAGTGATTATGAAATAGTTTTTTGTGAATCCGCCGAAGAATATTATGAAAAATACTCAGAAAAGAAGTACGATATAATAATAATGGATGTAGCATTAAAAGGAATTAAGAATGGATTGGAATTAACAAAAGAGATTAAAGCCGCACCGCAATTTACCGGTACACCCATACTTTGTCTAACCGCACATGCACAAACTAAGTTGAGGCAAACCGCAATGGAATCCGGATCTGATCTTTTTATAACTAAACCAGTTTCAAATAAAGTACTTAAAGAAGCTGTGGCTTCATTAATTAGATAA
- a CDS encoding transglycosylase SLT domain-containing protein: MKKVLCIVLILFLCGNVYPQKHFSKYDDTFKKYSKRFFGPGFDWKIFKAQGMAESGLTPDAVSQVGARGIMQLMPSTFQEVQSINSEFTQIEDPEWNIGAGIYYDRTLYKAWKEIEADSNKLNFTYGSYNAGRGTIMKAQSKAKDNSLDHTSWKSITNVAKQVPRWKYEETLNYVERINNFHEKLKKTK; this comes from the coding sequence TTGAAAAAAGTATTGTGCATTGTATTAATTCTCTTTTTGTGCGGTAATGTCTATCCTCAAAAACATTTTTCCAAGTACGATGATACTTTTAAAAAGTACAGCAAGAGATTTTTCGGTCCCGGATTTGATTGGAAAATATTTAAGGCACAGGGAATGGCTGAAAGCGGTTTAACTCCCGATGCAGTAAGTCAAGTAGGAGCTAGAGGAATAATGCAATTAATGCCTTCAACCTTTCAAGAAGTTCAAAGTATTAATTCAGAATTTACACAGATTGAAGATCCGGAATGGAATATTGGCGCCGGAATCTATTATGATAGAACTTTATATAAAGCTTGGAAGGAGATCGAAGCAGATTCTAATAAGCTGAATTTTACTTACGGTAGTTACAATGCCGGACGCGGAACTATAATGAAAGCTCAATCAAAAGCAAAAGATAATAGTTTAGATCATACTTCTTGGAAATCAATTACAAATGTAGCCAAGCAAGTGCCTCGATGGAAATACGAAGAGACATTAAATTATGTAGAGAGGATTAATAACTTTCACGAGAAACTAAAGAAGACCAAATAA
- a CDS encoding DUF350 domain-containing protein: MEWTIILLNLMYAVIGVVLMFASYKVFDLLSPKINFEDELKKGNIAVAIFIAALFIAIALIIGGSLN, from the coding sequence ATGGAATGGACAATCATTTTACTCAATCTTATGTATGCCGTAATAGGTGTGGTCTTGATGTTTGCTTCTTACAAGGTGTTTGATCTTTTGTCACCTAAAATAAATTTTGAAGACGAATTGAAAAAGGGCAATATAGCCGTAGCCATTTTTATCGCCGCTCTTTTTATTGCGATCGCTTTGATAATCGGAGGTTCGTTAAATTGA
- a CDS encoding pyridoxal phosphate-dependent aminotransferase, with amino-acid sequence MSLSQIARAIKASPTLALNEKAAILREKGDPVIHLGGGEPKSRAPMDALLAAVNSLNTGEVRYTPADGIPELKKAIIRYTEEFYHRKVNPENVIASGGAKQSIMVAMQAILNPQEEIIYPAPYWVSYPDMAKLCGAIGVAALPEDGTFYPRLKDIELRTGSYTRAVIINSPNNPSGAMYSEEFISDIVNFCEKKDLYLIMDDIYHRLVFDGKKPFSAYDYTKKSVENSKIIIVNGVSKQYAMTGFRIGWAVGNKKVIEAMSNIQGHQTSGPSVLLQKAAAGALNGIQSGVESLRVTLENNRNVLIEQLRSFSGVKVHVPDGTFYCFADFSAYEKDSQKLSSFLIDKVMVLTVPGKEFGLDGYLRISYCGTIKDITEGVERMKWALDPNSPNELYIGDRKLVRDWS; translated from the coding sequence ATGAGTCTAAGTCAAATCGCAAGAGCAATTAAAGCTTCCCCAACATTAGCATTGAATGAAAAGGCAGCGATCTTAAGAGAGAAAGGAGATCCGGTAATTCATCTTGGCGGTGGCGAACCAAAAAGCAGAGCCCCCATGGATGCACTGCTCGCAGCAGTTAATTCACTTAATACCGGAGAAGTTCGTTACACACCTGCCGATGGAATTCCGGAATTGAAAAAAGCAATTATCCGTTATACGGAAGAATTTTATCATCGTAAAGTAAATCCGGAAAATGTAATTGCATCCGGTGGAGCTAAACAATCCATTATGGTAGCAATGCAGGCAATCTTAAATCCGCAGGAAGAAATTATTTATCCAGCTCCTTATTGGGTTAGTTATCCCGATATGGCAAAACTTTGCGGCGCAATTGGAGTTGCTGCATTACCGGAAGACGGAACTTTTTATCCACGACTAAAAGATATTGAACTGCGTACTGGTTCATACACAAGAGCCGTAATTATCAATAGTCCGAACAATCCTTCCGGCGCTATGTACTCAGAAGAATTTATTTCTGACATTGTTAATTTCTGCGAAAAGAAAGATCTCTATTTGATCATGGATGATATTTATCATCGTCTTGTATTCGATGGAAAGAAACCGTTCAGCGCTTACGATTACACAAAAAAATCTGTTGAGAATTCTAAGATCATTATTGTGAACGGGGTATCAAAACAATATGCTATGACAGGATTCAGAATTGGCTGGGCTGTTGGAAATAAAAAAGTTATCGAAGCAATGTCGAACATTCAAGGACATCAAACTTCCGGACCTTCGGTTCTTCTTCAGAAAGCAGCAGCCGGCGCTCTTAACGGAATTCAATCAGGCGTTGAAAGTTTACGCGTTACGTTAGAAAACAACCGCAATGTTTTGATCGAGCAGCTCCGTTCATTCAGCGGAGTTAAAGTTCATGTACCGGATGGAACTTTCTATTGCTTCGCAGATTTTTCGGCTTATGAAAAAGATTCTCAAAAACTTTCTTCATTCTTAATTGATAAGGTTATGGTGTTAACCGTACCGGGAAAGGAATTCGGTTTAGATGGTTATTTAAGAATTAGTTACTGCGGAACGATCAAAGATATAACTGAAGGAGTCGAAAGAATGAAATGGGCTCTCGATCCGAATTCACCTAACGAACTTTATATTGGCGATAGAAAATTAGTGAGGGATTGGTCATGA
- the pckA gene encoding phosphoenolpyruvate carboxykinase (ATP), translated as MSKYLEFNTPATKQALDLASDFRLKNQGLTNLDRVFWNLPDEALYEEIIFRNEGRIAKSGPVIVNTGKHTARAAADKFVVHEESTAKDIWWGTYNRPYTHSMWSQLMGRLQAWVQGEELFVQDCYAGADPEYKMPVRIITEKAWHSLFARNMFLTTNDKDELKKFVPEFTVIAVPGFKVDPITDGTRSDTAIILNFDQRTAIIANTLYAGEIKKSVFSVLNFLLTYEDVLPMHCSANVGDKGDAALFFGLSGTGKTTLSADPKRKLIGDDEHGWSNQGVFNFEAGCYAKVIRLSAENEPQIHETTHRFGTILENVVWDPTTRNIDLDDDTITENTRASYPIDFIPNVIKEGYVHTHPKNIIFLTCDASGVMPPIAKLNPEQAQYHFISGYTSKIAGTEIGLGIEPQITFSACFGGPFMVRHPSDYAAMLKQRMLKHSANVWLVNTGWVGGRFGVGKRISIRHTRNLLNAALEGKLDKVKYRKDKLFGYEVPVTCPDVPEDVLFPENSWGSKDEYWKKYDALAARFQDNFKLFEKGCSQEVINAGPKRLSQTK; from the coding sequence ATGAGTAAATATTTAGAATTCAATACTCCTGCAACAAAGCAAGCTTTAGATCTTGCTTCTGATTTCCGTTTGAAGAATCAAGGGTTAACAAATCTTGATCGTGTTTTTTGGAATCTACCCGACGAAGCTTTGTATGAAGAAATAATTTTTAGAAATGAAGGCAGGATTGCTAAATCGGGACCTGTTATTGTAAATACAGGAAAACACACTGCTCGTGCGGCGGCGGATAAATTTGTCGTTCATGAAGAATCAACCGCGAAAGATATTTGGTGGGGAACTTACAACCGTCCTTATACTCATTCAATGTGGTCTCAATTAATGGGACGTTTGCAAGCTTGGGTTCAAGGTGAAGAATTGTTTGTTCAAGATTGTTACGCCGGTGCAGACCCTGAATACAAAATGCCAGTTCGTATCATAACAGAAAAAGCATGGCATAGTTTATTTGCACGTAATATGTTTTTAACTACGAACGACAAAGATGAATTGAAAAAATTTGTTCCGGAGTTTACTGTTATTGCAGTTCCCGGATTCAAAGTAGATCCGATAACTGACGGCACACGATCGGACACAGCGATCATTCTAAACTTCGACCAGAGAACAGCTATTATAGCAAACACACTTTACGCCGGTGAAATCAAAAAATCTGTTTTCTCCGTTTTAAATTTCTTACTTACTTATGAAGACGTACTGCCAATGCACTGCTCAGCAAACGTTGGAGATAAAGGAGATGCTGCATTATTCTTCGGATTAAGCGGTACCGGTAAAACAACTTTATCTGCAGATCCAAAACGTAAACTTATCGGTGATGATGAACATGGCTGGAGTAATCAAGGTGTATTTAATTTTGAAGCCGGATGCTATGCAAAAGTTATCCGTCTCTCTGCTGAAAATGAACCACAGATACATGAGACAACGCATCGCTTCGGAACAATTTTAGAAAATGTTGTTTGGGATCCGACAACACGCAATATTGATCTCGATGATGATACAATAACAGAAAATACACGCGCCTCATACCCAATTGATTTTATCCCGAATGTAATTAAAGAAGGTTACGTTCACACTCATCCCAAGAATATAATTTTCTTAACTTGTGATGCATCAGGCGTTATGCCCCCGATCGCAAAATTAAATCCGGAACAAGCACAGTATCATTTTATTAGTGGGTACACTTCAAAGATCGCCGGAACGGAAATTGGTTTAGGCATTGAACCACAGATAACTTTTTCTGCATGTTTCGGCGGACCTTTTATGGTTCGTCATCCTTCGGATTATGCGGCAATGCTGAAACAAAGAATGTTAAAACACAGCGCTAATGTTTGGCTGGTTAACACTGGCTGGGTAGGCGGAAGATTTGGCGTTGGTAAACGCATTAGTATTCGCCACACAAGAAATCTTTTAAACGCAGCTCTAGAAGGAAAATTAGACAAGGTTAAATATCGCAAGGATAAATTATTCGGCTACGAAGTTCCTGTAACTTGCCCTGATGTTCCGGAAGATGTTTTATTCCCGGAAAACTCATGGGGAAGTAAAGATGAGTACTGGAAAAAGTATGATGCACTTGCGGCACGTTTCCAAGACAACTTCAAACTATTTGAAAAAGGTTGTTCGCAAGAAGTTATTAATGCCGGACCAAAGAGACTTTCACAAACAAAATAG
- a CDS encoding PAS domain S-box protein, with the protein MKTKLIIVATAVILIITVIILLYLHSTNEKEVVQRFQAEQLLDARRLAREIESYLHDRAYDVNSFSYFPSFQNRDIKKMTADIQTFFNYVKKDFVKAVSVYDEKGTIIYSTAKDVIGRNYGNLDFFQWATKKENKGKQFVSSLIRKTDDTTTPLPYFRFLIAAPIYQEVKNARSQQPTHKFIGIVTSTIDLEEIVSTFLPFVRAYTTSGHAYVLDRNGTVLFHSEHPEMVLRNIRLQDETCFKCHVSFDHVKTILSGNEGAVEYALKERPKKLASFSTTEIMNISWKIVISIPSEEVSGFVNKNLYMTIFLIGIITLTFIGGFSLIYRSNRLKIRAQEEAKQWMENHELENKIRESEKRYRTMIEFAHDIVWTLNTQGNFTFINSSGEKLTGHKISDWIGKSFIPLIFHEDLQKAEEIFLQTLKGISQSFDVRIYDIHGKIVILSVNTVPIYQDGSVVETVSFGRDITEQMQAEESLKASEEKYRHLVENLGKEYFFYRHGRDGVFTYVSNSMTDILGYSKQEFLAHHTEHHTDNSINKEAVKRTELSIQGKQQAPYEVEIYHKDKSIRRLKVTETPLYDDKGRVFAIEGIARDITERKRAEEALLSSEARYRNLYEHVPVMNFTIDLSGKTISVNRFGAAELGYTVEELVGKSVLDIFYDEDKPIVLKQVETCLQNPDKIYDWELRKVHKNGQILWVHEVARVVEENGRIDIHIACQNITERKQAEEEIKMLAYALRSVNECVSITDLKDKLIFVNQSFLKTYGYSEEELIGKDMHIVRSSNNPPELVSAILPATLLGGWNGELWNKRKDGSEFPIYLSTTAINDKDGKPLGLIGVAKDITERKRAEEEIIQIKEKMQMLVEGTPHLFFYVQDANANIQYISPSVKEITGHTVEQWCEQNHWFVTDSEINQSAKRRTHAHLRGEYTEGPAFLEITHANGNIIFLEAYENPIIRNNKVVGLQGVAHDITQRKRAEEEIIFQKNKFAQLFENSPIAIALLDDQDKVVHINESFSALFGYFLEEIKGKFINDLIVPPELKEEAETYSNETHGGNQINKESYRMIKDGTLVYVQIIGVPAIANDKVVGIYSMYVDLTQRKVAEEKMKTAKELAEQSDKLKSEFLAQMSHEIRTPINIMTGNVDYLKDLYGEKTNSDTRECFDGIDLASKRIIRTVDLILNVAELQTSGYNPYKIKVDLNSEILNKLYKEHQLLAKQKGLEFIYSCKERDANVIADSYSITQIFANLIDNAIKYTKKGKVEILLLKNKTDNIMVEIKDTGIGMSKEFLPKLFEPFLQEEQGFTRSYDGSGLGLTLVKNYCDINNAAIEVESEKNVGTTFRIIFKS; encoded by the coding sequence ATGAAAACAAAACTTATCATTGTTGCTACTGCTGTTATCTTAATAATAACAGTAATTATTTTATTATACCTTCATTCAACAAACGAGAAAGAGGTTGTCCAGCGGTTTCAAGCTGAACAGCTGTTAGATGCACGCCGGCTTGCAAGAGAGATTGAATCTTACCTACACGATAGAGCTTATGATGTTAATTCATTCTCATATTTCCCATCGTTTCAAAATCGTGATATAAAAAAGATGACAGCAGATATACAAACGTTCTTCAATTACGTTAAGAAAGATTTCGTCAAAGCGGTTAGTGTTTATGATGAAAAAGGAACTATCATCTACTCAACAGCTAAAGATGTAATCGGTCGGAATTACGGAAATTTAGATTTCTTTCAGTGGGCAACCAAAAAAGAAAACAAAGGGAAACAATTCGTTTCGTCACTCATACGAAAGACAGATGATACAACAACGCCTCTTCCTTATTTTCGTTTTCTTATTGCCGCACCTATTTATCAAGAGGTAAAGAATGCACGTTCTCAGCAACCTACGCATAAGTTTATAGGTATTGTTACTTCAACTATAGATTTAGAGGAAATTGTTTCCACCTTTCTTCCGTTTGTGAGAGCATATACTACTAGTGGACATGCATATGTCCTGGATAGAAACGGAACGGTACTTTTCCACAGCGAACATCCGGAAATGGTTTTGAGAAATATCCGCTTGCAGGATGAAACTTGTTTTAAGTGTCATGTTTCATTCGATCATGTTAAAACTATACTTTCCGGGAACGAAGGCGCCGTTGAATATGCTCTTAAAGAAAGACCAAAGAAACTTGCGAGTTTTTCTACTACAGAGATTATGAATATTTCATGGAAAATTGTTATCAGCATTCCCTCTGAAGAAGTTTCCGGCTTCGTCAATAAGAATTTATATATGACAATATTCCTTATAGGTATAATCACTCTAACATTTATCGGAGGATTTTCACTAATCTACCGCAGCAATCGGTTAAAGATTAGAGCGCAGGAAGAAGCAAAGCAATGGATGGAGAACCATGAGTTAGAAAATAAAATACGCGAATCAGAAAAGCGGTACCGCACTATGATTGAGTTTGCACATGACATTGTTTGGACATTGAACACACAAGGCAATTTCACATTCATCAACAGCAGTGGTGAAAAACTTACTGGTCACAAAATTTCGGACTGGATTGGAAAAAGTTTTATCCCTCTTATTTTTCACGAGGATTTGCAGAAAGCAGAGGAAATATTTCTTCAAACACTAAAAGGTATATCACAGAGCTTTGATGTGCGCATATATGACATCCATGGTAAGATTGTAATCCTTTCTGTGAACACTGTACCAATATATCAAGATGGCAGTGTTGTAGAAACTGTCAGTTTTGGACGAGACATCACAGAACAAATGCAAGCGGAGGAATCACTAAAAGCGAGCGAGGAGAAATATCGACATCTGGTGGAAAACCTTGGCAAGGAATATTTCTTTTACCGACATGGCAGAGATGGAGTGTTCACCTATGTGAGTAATTCCATGACTGATATTCTTGGCTATTCTAAACAAGAATTCTTGGCTCACCACACCGAGCATCATACCGACAACTCTATCAATAAAGAAGCTGTAAAGCGTACCGAATTGAGTATTCAAGGAAAACAGCAGGCTCCGTACGAAGTAGAGATTTACCACAAAGATAAAAGTATCCGCCGGTTAAAGGTTACGGAAACTCCTTTGTATGATGATAAAGGGAGAGTATTTGCTATCGAAGGGATTGCAAGAGATATAACCGAACGCAAACGTGCAGAGGAAGCACTGCTTTCCAGTGAAGCACGTTATCGAAATTTGTACGAGCATGTGCCTGTAATGAATTTCACTATTGATCTCTCCGGTAAAACAATCTCGGTAAACCGATTCGGTGCTGCTGAATTAGGTTACACGGTTGAGGAGTTGGTCGGCAAATCAGTATTAGATATTTTCTATGATGAAGATAAACCCATCGTTCTCAAACAAGTAGAAACTTGTCTTCAGAATCCCGATAAAATATATGATTGGGAATTGCGCAAAGTTCATAAAAACGGACAGATACTGTGGGTGCATGAGGTTGCTCGCGTTGTGGAAGAAAACGGTCGGATAGATATACACATCGCTTGTCAAAATATAACCGAACGCAAACAAGCAGAAGAAGAAATTAAGATGCTTGCTTATGCTCTCAGAAGTGTTAATGAATGTGTGAGTATCACTGATCTAAAAGACAAACTTATTTTTGTTAACCAATCCTTTTTGAAGACTTATGGTTATTCAGAAGAAGAATTAATCGGAAAGGATATGCATATTGTTCGGTCATCAAACAATCCGCCGGAATTAGTTAGTGCAATATTACCTGCCACATTACTCGGAGGATGGAATGGTGAATTGTGGAATAAAAGAAAGGACGGAAGTGAATTTCCTATTTATCTTTCTACAACAGCTATTAATGATAAAGATGGCAAACCTTTAGGACTAATTGGAGTTGCGAAAGACATTACTGAACGCAAGCGTGCCGAAGAAGAAATAATTCAAATTAAAGAAAAAATGCAGATGCTTGTGGAAGGCACACCCCATTTATTCTTCTATGTGCAGGATGCTAATGCTAATATTCAATATATATCTCCTTCCGTTAAAGAGATTACTGGACATACAGTTGAGCAGTGGTGTGAGCAAAACCATTGGTTTGTTACCGATTCCGAAATAAACCAGTCGGCTAAGAGAAGAACACATGCTCATCTTCGCGGCGAATATACTGAAGGACCTGCGTTCTTGGAAATAACTCACGCTAATGGAAATATTATTTTTCTCGAAGCCTATGAAAACCCAATCATAAGAAATAATAAGGTAGTTGGTCTACAAGGAGTAGCACACGATATTACACAGCGAAAACGTGCCGAAGAAGAAATTATTTTTCAAAAAAATAAATTTGCACAATTATTCGAAAACTCACCGATTGCAATTGCTTTGTTAGACGATCAAGATAAAGTTGTTCATATCAACGAATCGTTTTCAGCACTGTTCGGTTATTTCCTCGAAGAAATTAAAGGAAAGTTTATTAACGACTTAATAGTCCCACCCGAATTGAAAGAAGAAGCAGAAACCTATTCAAATGAAACACACGGAGGCAATCAGATAAATAAAGAAAGTTACCGTATGATAAAGGATGGTACTCTTGTTTATGTTCAAATCATTGGCGTACCGGCAATTGCAAATGATAAAGTAGTTGGTATTTATAGCATGTACGTTGATCTTACTCAACGGAAAGTTGCCGAAGAAAAAATGAAAACTGCAAAAGAATTAGCTGAACAATCCGATAAACTGAAATCAGAATTTCTTGCACAAATGTCGCACGAGATTAGAACTCCTATAAATATAATGACCGGGAATGTAGATTACCTTAAAGATTTATATGGTGAAAAAACGAATTCCGACACTCGCGAATGTTTTGATGGAATTGATCTGGCTTCGAAAAGAATTATTAGAACTGTAGATTTGATACTTAACGTAGCAGAATTACAAACCAGCGGTTATAATCCTTACAAAATAAAAGTTGACCTCAATTCTGAGATACTTAATAAATTATATAAAGAGCATCAACTTTTAGCCAAACAGAAAGGATTAGAGTTTATATATAGTTGTAAAGAAAGAGATGCGAATGTTATTGCCGACTCTTACAGTATAACACAAATCTTCGCCAACTTGATAGATAACGCCATCAAGTACACAAAAAAGGGTAAAGTAGAAATACTTTTATTAAAGAATAAAACCGATAATATTATGGTAGAGATCAAAGATACCGGAATAGGAATGAGTAAAGAATTTCTTCCGAAACTATTTGAACCATTCCTTCAGGAAGAGCAAGGGTTTACGAGAAGTTATGATGGCAGCGGACTTGGATTAACACTTGTAAAAAACTATTGTGACATAAACAATGCCGCAATAGAAGTAGAGAGCGAAAAAAATGTAGGCACAACTTTTAGAATAATATTTAAGAGTTAG